A genome region from Bacteroides stercoris ATCC 43183 includes the following:
- a CDS encoding anthranilate synthase component II, translated as MVVIIDNYDSFTYNLAHLVKELGVAVDVLRNDQFSIEELEQYDKIILSPGPGVPEEAGLLLDVIRTYAGKKPILGVCLGEQAIGQAFGGKLVNLSTVFHGVQTIIRLTEPDYIFRGLPEEIAVGRYHSWVVDTEKLPETLAVTAVSPEGQIMALKHREYDVRGIQFHPESVLTPDGKQIMKNWLEE; from the coding sequence ATGGTAGTAATCATAGACAATTATGACTCTTTCACCTATAACCTTGCGCACTTGGTGAAAGAACTCGGCGTAGCGGTAGATGTACTGCGCAATGACCAATTCAGCATAGAAGAATTGGAACAATATGATAAAATCATCCTTTCACCGGGTCCCGGTGTGCCCGAAGAAGCAGGATTACTGCTGGATGTAATACGCACCTACGCAGGCAAGAAACCAATACTGGGCGTATGCCTGGGAGAACAAGCCATCGGACAGGCATTCGGTGGGAAGTTAGTCAACCTCAGCACAGTGTTTCATGGTGTACAGACCATTATACGGCTGACAGAACCGGATTACATTTTCCGGGGATTACCCGAAGAAATAGCCGTAGGACGCTATCACTCCTGGGTAGTAGATACTGAAAAACTGCCCGAAACGCTTGCCGTCACAGCTGTCAGTCCCGAAGGGCAGATTATGGCGTTGAAACATCGGGAATATGATGTCCGAGGCATACAGTTTCATCCGGAATCCGTGCTTACCCCGGACGGGAAGCAGATTATGAAGAACTGGCTGGAAGAATAA